TGAAGACCAAGATAACAAGATAATGCTGCTTGTGCATGCTTGATTTGAGTTCACAGTCAATTATCTAAAATGGGGGATACTTaagttatgaagaaaaataaatatggccAACCACAGACAGAAATGGATTTCCGTAGTAATAAATTCTCTGGATTCAAGAGCTTACTCATTAAGCCTTATAGCTTTATTTATaatcttcttttttaattatacttttaacactgaattaaaaagaatggcttttaaaaagtacattcctAGTGCCTGGAAAAGCGGACCATGTAGCAGCTGTTCCAAGTACAGGCAGTGCCCACAGAATTTCCCTAATAAACCAAATGTAAAACAGTTACTTGTGAGATAATTTTTCTCCGTTAAAGCTGCCAAATGAATGTTGGTTTCCATTGCATCCTCTAATGGTACCAGATAAAGTCTTTGGTTTAGACTCTGAGGACTCAGGAATAACATTGTTCTTTATGCATCAGAAATTGACGACTGAGAATGAGGCTTTAGGGAAAAActtgctttttgtctgtttctgtgAACTGACTTTTGTATAATACTAATTAACTACTAAAGACAATTCAAAGTGAACCTAAGAGCTTACCTCACCAAATTCCTTCTTACAGTTACATATTAACATTTTTGGCTTCGGCTCTATTACACACCCTTTTCAGCattggtatttctttttaagctgaGGCAACCTGAATGGGTTTCTTGGGTTACTGCGCAATCATTTGGCTGTGTTGTTTTCCTCCGTGGCCATGCATGTGTTCAGGGTGTGGAGGGGAACAAGGAACCGATTCCCTTTCTGGATTGGTAAACTGGTACTACTGGTACACGTAGCCTGGCTGCCGAGTGCTGGCTGCCTTCTGCTGTTGTCGCTGCCTCTGTGGATCCAGGTGAGAAGGAGCTTCTCAGTGACTCGGAAAAGAAGAGAGCAGGGACACTGGCTGTCCAGAACAGAGGAGGCAGCCGGGGGTGCCCTCATGGGCCCATGGGGCAGGCAGGAGTGCAGCTAATGGGGTCATCTGTGAGTGTCCTGGCCTTCCTGGGCtagtgctgctgcacagccaccTTCTGCCGGTGGGACTTGTGTTTTAACTTACCCTCTGCCGGATCTACCGTAGAGCATTTCTCTGCAGTAACAGATGGGGTGCAGGACCCAGAGTGGGGGATTTCAGGCAGGTTGCCTCCTTGCTCCACCACAGGTGTCTGTGACGAGTCGGCCATACAACCCCTGCATGCTGCAGAGGTGCTGTGTGACAGGCCTGAGGTGCTTGGCGCAGGTCTGCccactgctggggctggggttggCGCCAGGCTGCCCTGCCCACTGTGCGCAGCTCTCACTGCCCACCCAGCCCTGGCCTGAAGCTGAAGCTCagctcctgtcctgtccccGCAGCTCACACACTCCCACCCTGGTGCTTTCCTGCAGCATCCGGCCAGCAGCCACCCTAAATCCCCCAAACCGATGCCAGCTTTGCAATAAGGTCGTGGCAAACGCGTTGAAACAACTCAGCTTTTAATGGACAGGAAAGGCAGCGAGGCAGTGGTGTGTGCTGTGAATCATGCTGTGGCTTGCAAGCTAAATGTTATAATGACCCTCTCATTAAACTCTCTCCCTAAAATGCTATCTGAGTTTTTCCTTCAGAACAGGCTGCATTAATGATGAGAATCTCCCCTTGTGAGTGACCTACAGGCCGAAATAATTTTGAGTCAAAGTGATTTAAAAGGTGATTTTAATCACAGTTTGAATCAGTAAAATCATTGATTTAAATAACCGATACTAATTTTGCTGTAAATATACATGATTTTGTAACTTTCTCGAGGCAAACCCTTTTCTAATTGGATAACAACTCTTACAGTGTGTTGATTGGCAACCAGCTGAAGCTTTTGTCTGAAGCTTCCACGTGATGGTTTATTTTAGTAACCCTTTGTTTAAGTAGCTAGCATACTATAGTAGTAGAGACTCAGGCAAATCCTTGAGAAAGGTGAAGGATATCTTCTGGCTCAGGGTGTCCCTACCATAGCAGGGGGGGGTTGGAACGAAGTGgtccttaagggtcccttcccaACAAAACCATTCTTTGACATGATACAAGTTGCGCTCtcatagagaaaaataaaatcaattcaAATATGAAAGTTGTCCTGAAAACAAGAGAGCTGAAAATGCACTGGAAtgagaagcatttttaatgtatgctttttcatttggaagCAGTTTCACTGAACTAAATCGTTTGAGATTTTTGGAGCAGATGACTTCTCTCCCTCAATACCTCTAGTGCTCTGAGTAAGAATAGGAAGACATAGTCCATCAGCTTCTGATAAATGTAGCCACAAGTAGTTGAACTGAACTAAATAAGTAGACTGACACGAGGAAAAGAGCCTTTTTGACAAGGGCAAAAAGGCACTGGCATTGGCAAAGTTTTGATGTCTTCACTTGTGACTGACTTGGAACAAGCAAATATTGTAACCCATCTGTAGAATATAGGATAGATGGTTATTGTCACTGAGGTTTTGGAGATCTATATGGAGCTCTATAAAGCTATGAGTGGCACAGAGGTGGTGAATGGAGGTTTTTTGCTGTCCTCTCCCTTAAAAGCTATAAGTATCAAGCTGGTGAGAgccactttaaaaataaaaggtctaGCTATTTTTCTACTACTACtgtttctattaattttataaCTTTGACAAACTATATGatgcctgatttttttcaaatattagtttaaaaatacttaataaaCAAATCTGAAATACCTAATACCtaagaagtttgtttttcttaagtttaaacctgctctaaggaaaaAGATCTCCAATTTGTCTGCAGAAGCAAAGACCTGAAGAACAAAGACCTGCAATGTGTTAACCTGTGCCACGCCAGGAAATACGGGATCTGCTCTCGCACTTCTGTTATGCCTGGTGCAGATTGGTGCAGGGCCATCGAGGATATAGCTGCCCTGAGGCTGGGCCAGTTCTGCTGTAAGGAAACAGACGTAAAATGAAGGTGTGAGATATCTACGCTCTGGATGGGCCCTGGAATGAGGAGTAGTGCTCTCTGTATATGCCTATAGACAGCCTTGTGCTCTGCAGTACTGCGATGCAAGCTAGCTCCAGTTCAGCTACTGCTCGGATGCAGCCTCTGTCTGGACATCTTCAGAGTCGGCCCCATGACCTTCAGACCTTAGCTGAATGCTTTCCTACTCCCTTCCTGCCTTATCTCAGCATCACAAGACATCACTTTCAAAGTCATTTGCCATTTGAGCTCTGCTGAGTGACAGTGAGTGTACTGTGATTATTTTGGAGGAGAATTACTGATAGgtgatttttattctctttgggGGTACTATTTCAAATGAGTGTGACATTTCAATAAGCTGAAGTATTCAGAATAAGTTCACAGTTGATATTATTGATTTCTTTAAGCTTGTTGCCCAGATAAGATGTAATGATGTGTCTGCAGATCTCCTTGCTCTCTTGTCACTGCAAGCAAGAGATTCATCTGTTGAGATGATTATACAGTAAGATACATGTTCAGAAAACCTTCCCTGtaattttcacagatttttttttttctttttctcctgctacTCTTGCCCAAAATGCTACTTCTATATGCAGGCACTTGGGTTGTTCTTTAAAAGCTTCCTGCCAAGCTCAGCAAGTCCTTTACTGCCTCAGTGGGTAAGACcagagctgcctgggctgggcaggCTTCCCAGCTTCAGTAGCTGTTGTCCACAGCTGCTTAGGTACTTCTGGTTGCTTACAGATTGAATTGCATTGTGTTCTTCTGAATactttttaagtgaaaatggGGAATTTACTGACTCTCCAACTTTACTGTGCTGCTTTGAGCTGGGAGAGGTAGGTACCAAGCTCTAGTTAAACTCCTGGTGGTGGTTCTGAGTTACTGaggcttctttatttttagatgaaGGGATGCTCTATAATATTTCAGTGCAAGGGATGATTTGCTTGTTTCCTTCCACTTCTTATCCTTAAACAGCTGTTCTTACTTCTGGCTATATACTTGAATTTGATGCTTTAAATAAGATTCCTGTATAAAAGAAGCAGTTGCCTAGGTTCTTGAGGGTAAAAAAATGGACATCAATATCAAATGGCCTGCCTTCATGCTGACTACTAGATATAGGGTGGAAACCAGGAAAGGCTAAGAAGCCagttcagaaaaatgaagtatttgaCAAATTTTCACTTAGTTGCAAAtattaatcacagaatagtATGAGCTGATCTAAAGTTAGATGATACAAATACTGTGTGAGAGAAATAACAACAGTAGCATAACTTGAATCACAGAAGACAAACCTTTTACCTTAAAGCTCAGAAAGAATCTTTAACATAAATGTGGATTGTTAGCCAGCCTGCTGGGGGTTGCTTAATTTGTGTCTCACTCTCCAGAGAGATGAGATACCACTGCTAGTCCATTATTAGCCTCTGGTTACCTGAGTGTACCTGATCTTTATCTGTGATCAGTCTTAGCTGCAGAGGTGAGAAGCTTAGGCCTTTTCTTGCATCCTTCTGCCTGTGCCCATTGCAtcattataaaaattataagGTATTTGTTAGCAAAGTCAAGGTTAAAACACTTACTCAGGTCCTGGCAGTGAATGTGAGGGCTAGTGGTGATCAGACGCAAATGCTCGCTACCAGGCTGTGAGACCCTGCACAGGGTCTGCTCTCTGTGAGCAGTTGCTGTCAGAGATTGCTGACATTGACCTCACTGGAGAAGCTGAAGTGTGCTGTCATCTGGTAACCAGAACTGCCCCTCCATCACGTCTAATAGCCCTGTGTCcgcagcagcactgagcagatGTCAGAAAACaaccctgtgctgctgctcctgctgggccGCTCTTTATCCTGTGGTTGGGTACGGAACTGCGTTTTGGTTTTGAAGATAATTGgggtgtgtgtggtgtgtgtgtgctgctcaCAGTGCTCCGGGTTGACAGCCCGGTAAAATAATCTGTGGCTTTAGTGCAGACAAATATGTACAGtggttgtttcattttcagcacatTTACTTGAATCCCGTAGCAGTTAAGTATCAGGCATGTGTTCAGAATATATATGCCTTTAGCATTCTATATACATATGTTATTGCATTCATTAAtatataattcaaaaaaaactttttttttttttttccagtaatagGCTTTTCATTGCTTAGTCAGTAAAATGGAAGAGTTATGATTTATGCTCCGCTGTCCTAACTGTATGTactgagaaatggaaataatgatGGGGCTGTGGCTCAAACATGGGATTTCACAGTAAGAAAGGCCTGGCTGTAGCCCAGGCTTTCTTTGTGACCTCCACTTTTAACCTCTTAACTTCCACATTGTTGCCTGCACAGTGTGAGTGCTAGTGCAAGGGGACTGCTGGCTGTTTGTAAggggtttttttcctttgccccccaaaggaaaaaaaaaaaacgtcaACACGTTAAGTATGGTAATTTGAGCAAGGACTAGTAGTTAActttaattctttctctttcccctttcacCCTTCCTAGGATGCAGGGGCTGTAATCCAGGATGAACGAATGCTACTATGATAAGCGCATGGACTTTTTTTATAACAGGACAAACACTGACACAGCAGATGAGTGGACAGGGCCAACGCTTAttgttgttctgtgttttgggacgtttttctgcctcttcattttcatttcaaattcattGGTCATAGCAGCTGTGGTCAAGAACAAGAggtttcattttcccttttattatCTGCTGGCCAATTTAGCAGCTGCAGACTTTTTTGCTGGAATTGCCTATGTCTTCTTGATGTTCAACACTGGCCCAGTGTCTAAGACATTAACTGTAAATCGCTGGTTTCTGCGTCAGGGTCTTCTGGATACCAGCTTGACTGCTTCCCTCGTGAATCTTCTTGTCATAGCTGTTGAGCGGCACATGTCAATTATGCGGATGAAGATCCACAGTAATCTCACAAAGAAGAGAGTCACCTTTTTAATTATATCAATTTGGGCCATTGCTATTTTTATGGGTGCTGTTCCTTCCCTGGGTTGGAACTGCCTCTGTGACATTACTGCCTGCTCTTCCCTGGCACCTATTTACAGCAGAAGTTACTTGGTGTTCTGGAGCGTCCTAAACCTCgttgttttcttcattatgGTGGTGGTTTACATAAGAATCTACATGTATGTCCAGCGGAAAACTAATGTCTTATCATCGCACACTAGTGGATCCATTAGCCGCAGGAAAACCCCTGTGAAGCTTATGAAGACCGTCATGACTCTCTTAGGTAAGAGGCTACAAACCACGAGGAGCAAGGCCAGCAATGCCAAACcagtgtttattaaaaaaataccccCCCCCAAACTTGTACGTGGTGAAGTTACTTAGCCTTCTGTCCAGTTTAAACAGTGAAATCAATGTTGCATGAAATAGAAATGCGAAGCAGAGGGCCAGTTGGCAGCATGTGGAAGAGATGTGTCTCTGTTTGGTAAATGCTCACACGGCTTGTTTGTAGGCAGCTTGTTAAAAATGCGAGCTGTCCCTCGTCTGTTGCAGGGGATGGGGAGTTACAGAACAGCTGTGAGGGAAGGCTTATGAAGGTTCGCTGCTACCTAgtaaaacactttcaaaattatGTTCTTTAATATATGCACAGGGCCCTGAATCCTGTGGCTGTATGTGGGTAGCTTTGTCTGTACTTCTTCATCTTGTCCGCTTCCTGAATTTACTGAAAATTCACCTTCactgggaaaaggagaggatgCCTGGTGGATCTGTAATGTTTTCGTGGCAGCGATTTGCTTTGTAGGGGGAGAATTAGCCTCTGTTTTGTAAAGATTGCATAGTGCAAAGTACTTTCAGATGGTGATACGGTACAGTCTCAGATCTCTAGATCAGAAAATGAGATGTGACCTAGATTTCACCCTAGAGACACTCTGGTTATCTGAGCAGCTCAGATCACTTCATCTAGTTGTGATGTAGCTGCTTATTAAATAGAGGCGCACAGAGCGGATGGTTGATTGCTGGAGGAAAACACTAGCTGTGGTGGTGAATTTTCAGGCAGAATGGGCAGTGAGCATCTCCTAGTGGAGTAGTGAGCACCTGTAGTCCAAGGATCAGAACAAAGCCCTCCTCCAGCTATAGTTACTTAAACTTGTTTCTTGAGGCAGCATGAATCTGTTCCTGTTCCTCCTTAGgcattcagaaaagaaagaaacctgaCTTCAAATTCCATGTCCttcctttcaaattatttctttcttttggtggGGAGAGAGGCCTTTGGGTTGATATAAAGATCAGCGTTAGCTTCCTCTTACTTGCAGTGTGTGGGTTTTTAGCCACCAGATTAAACCATAATTCAGGCAAAGTATTTGATAATATTACTTCCTGGGTCAGACAACTTTAACTTAGTCTGGGTGCTGCTTTGGAGGtcataattttgtatttttactttgccagtcagaaataaaatcagaacagCCTGCTTTCATACAAGTTGAATGAGTGCATGTGTCAATGGGTGCAAGATGTACCCCGAAATCCCATGTCAGATGAATTGTCTCTTGGCATGTTCCTTCTTacccattttacagattttgGCTCTGTGAGGCtttttgtgaatatttatttgtagGAGTGAGAATTTATTTCTTAGAACAGCTTGAAATGTGTATTCCTGGCCTAGTCATTCAAGCACACTATGCAGAAAGCATTATAGACTGGATTGCCATGTTTTATGGCCTTTTTGATTACCAAAGGAATTTCCAAGTGACCACTCTGATACTTACAAACTGCTCTTACGTCCACTTAGGCAACAGCCTATAGCTATATGCAGCAAGTGGGCATGGGGTTTTCAGCTCAAGACAGTTACTTTTAGTGGCTTATTCTTAACCATCTGAAGACGCTTTGCAGTAAATGGCCTCAACGTCATGCTCTCAACTAAAAGCAATTACAGGAAGCGCTGTTGCTGGAGGAAGCATGATGAGAACCAGAGTGCTTGTTAACGTGCTGTCTTGGTGTCATGGCAGGTTCAGGACAAAACTCTGCTGTGTGGGAGGAGGCTACGTGCTGCGGGGTGCTGTTGGCATGCTCATCCTCCCGTCTTCCCCAGGAAAGCTCTCTCTTTCTGCCATAGCCCCTAAGATGATCAATCACAGGGTAGGAGCAGTGGAAATGGCTTTCCCTTTGGCATGCTAAACTGGAGGAAGTTATCTGCTTGGAGCTGGGAAACCTAGCAAAAGGGGCTAAAATCCTGTTAGGCTGACCTTCTGGCATAGTCCTGGCAAAGCATGCGACTGTCCCTGTGGCGCAGGGCAGTTGGTGGGTGCAGGGGTGTGCGATGTTCAGGTGGTGTGCGTGTGGCAGCTCGTCTCAACTTGGCAGGGAGATTCCCACTGAAATAGCAACCTTAAGGCAAGTGACTTCCAGTTACAGTGAATTTATAGTTTAATTGGCAACTTGCTGTTTTAACTCGGGCACACCTGTGGCAAAGGCAACTGGAAGCTACAGCAtcgtatttttttttgttgttgttgttgtccccccccccagtgttGGCATGCTGAGAGGCAGCTTTGATGTGGACTTTTAAGGCCACCAAAGCATCAGTAGTACTTCTGGGTACGCAGGAagccattattttttaagtagagATGATGTAATCTACAAGGAAATCTGTGTTTGAAACGACTGGCAAATCCTCAAACTGACCTTGAGGCGCTGTTATTCTTGATCTCCCATAATCCAGTGTGAAGTCTCAGAGCTCTCTTTCCAATTCACGTTGCAGCCAGGCTTTACTTCATGTCACTCGCTGAATTTTAGAGttccagaaatgaaattattttcaaagcacGGCACTTTTCGCAGAGAGAGGAGCTCCTATGGGATAAAAAGTCTGCAAGGAAGATTGTCGAAGGGCTGAGACAAAGGcttatatttatgtttaacCATGGGTCCCTCTCAAAGTTCTGTggtaaaaatagcaaaatccCAGAAAGGCTGCGAGTCTGAGCCATGCCTTGCTTTCATCAGTGCCATGCTGTCAGTAAGGTGTGAATTGCTTGATGacagtaaaatgtgttttggatgGAGTTGAAGTAACAGCCCAGTGAGAGCACTTCCCAGGAACTGCAATGCTGCCACTGCATTCTCCCTCCTCATCACCGCCCATGGAGTGGGTGCAGCCTCCCAGCAGGGGAAGCTAAAAGGCTCTGCGTGCGGTCCTCTGGGTGGCAGAGAGAGGCCTGCAGATGTACCCTCCGTACCTTTGCCTTTGCAACCTTGATAGGGCTCCCACAATGTCTCCTGAGTGTCGGTGGACTAATCCTGCTTGTGAGATCAGGGTTTTGTTTGCAGGaggatttctgtgttttttgctAAATGTGGCTGTGGGGTCCGTTTCCTGTCCTGCTGACCTCCATGAAAGCACGGTTGGACCTTGCATGCTGTggtagaattaaaaaataataatattaaaaaagggCAGGTGATCAGAATGCTTTCTGTGCTTGTTCAAGCCCTATGGTAAGGGTTTGTTACcatattattttctgcatggaGGTGGTGTGCTGACAACTTTGCCAGTGACCTTTGGTGGCCAGCAAAAGCATCCTGTCCAAATACTTGCTGAGACACTCGTGTAGACACAGCCATGTCTGGGTGGTCTGGTTCCAGCGCTTGTTACAGTGGGTGGGATTTGCCATGAACTCCAGGGCCATAAATCAGTAGGATgttttctcctgcagcctgtaAGAGGGAGCTGGTGTCACGACTGCTTACTCAGCGTGGTGGAGCCAAACCAGCGTGCAGCATAGTGCAGAGGCTGGCCGGGAGAGCATGTGCTGTGGTCTCAGCTTGCCGCTCCTGGTGCCAGTGGGTATTGGAGGAATGTCACTGATGTTGACCATTAACTTAGAACTAACACCATGAAATTGGTACTTTGCATCACAGACATCTTGGTACAGCAAAgtagaaaatgcatttcctgaaggaggTGGTCTCTTACCTTTCCATTCTGCGTCATTCTTTGTGGAACACAGTAAATTCTGGACTCCTTACAATGTTCTTTATAAAAGAAGGGTCATTCTGCAACAAGGTCTTTGGGGTGTTGTCACGTTGATTTGTTTTGCATACCATTATGGCCTGGTGTAGGTGGGCACCATGGCCCCTGGAGCTCCTTTAGCAGGGGGCAGTGTGTGTGCCCCTGAACCCAGGCCGGGCGCACGCAGTGGAGGGGATGCCTgtggtgctgcccagctggtGTCCTGCTGCTAGCCAGGCTCCCCCACCGGGCTGGGCACAGCTTGGACATGGGAAAATCAGCAGCCTTGAGAAAAGGAGTGAGACCAACACCATTGAACATATACCAAGACTCCCAGGAGAGCTTTATAGCATGTAGCTGCTGCCATCCTTAtctgtttgattatttttcaagCCCAAAAAAGGGGAGCTATGCCTCTGTAAATGATTGGAATTTGCTCAGTACGTTGTTTCAAATGTGACTGCTGCACAGAGTtgtaattttctatttcagtacATCAGGCAGCAATTGTGGCTTGTGCTAAGTTAGCATTATTGTGCACTGGGCTGCTTTCCCCGTGGGCTCCCAGGCGAGGACTGAGTGGCTGGTGGTGCCGCGGGGGGCAGCTGGGGCCGGGCACCTCCCAGACCCAGGGCTGAGACCAAAGACCCGATGTCCCCCAACAACTTTGCACATGCTCGAGGAAACGAAGAGAACCCTGTGCCTCTAGAACTAGTCCTTTTTCTTGTTCCCCACACCACTACTTTCCTACTTcatcttttttgccttttttttttttttttaatcatgcactttgctgcatttctttgcCCTGACTGCTGCAGCCTTGTTTCATCTTCACTgcctcatctttttctttctctattctCCTTTAGAAGCAGTGGCAGTGAGATACTGGGCATCTTCCCCTCTAGCATACAAGAGATGTGAAGAGAGGACGTCTCTGTTCAAAGTGCTAGCTGTGTGCTCCAGAGATCCTGTTTATTTACCAGAGTGGACAAATTGCTGTTGTGAGGTCCTTTCCCGACTTGTGTTTGAGCTGATGCTGACAGCATTCTC
This portion of the Oxyura jamaicensis isolate SHBP4307 breed ruddy duck chromosome 8, BPBGC_Ojam_1.0, whole genome shotgun sequence genome encodes:
- the LPAR3 gene encoding lysophosphatidic acid receptor 3 — encoded protein: MNECYYDKRMDFFYNRTNTDTADEWTGPTLIVVLCFGTFFCLFIFISNSLVIAAVVKNKRFHFPFYYLLANLAAADFFAGIAYVFLMFNTGPVSKTLTVNRWFLRQGLLDTSLTASLVNLLVIAVERHMSIMRMKIHSNLTKKRVTFLIISIWAIAIFMGAVPSLGWNCLCDITACSSLAPIYSRSYLVFWSVLNLVVFFIMVVVYIRIYMYVQRKTNVLSSHTSGSISRRKTPVKLMKTVMTLLGAFVVCWTPGLVVLLLDGLNCTYCGVQNVKRWFLLLALMNSVMNPVIYSYKDDEMWSTMKKMLCCSSDDKSQERRSSRIPSTVLGRSTDTTGQYIEDGIIQGTICGKGDLNDKGNS